A genomic segment from Lytechinus variegatus isolate NC3 chromosome 10, Lvar_3.0, whole genome shotgun sequence encodes:
- the LOC121422669 gene encoding uncharacterized protein LOC121422669: MLALLVVMATATFHVGGTTSSCSTNYNLNYTIWLPFPCSRKEVGGDLIQTIPKEYFPELPSILINSTSPDECSALTEKAILSLCRIPDCISNPCQNGWCEETKKNYRCHCPPGFYGLHCERVVEGLVQVSTDESLTVPIVTSTMAMTSVSVNESDQPTEVPVITPGITNTSAAFRDADAVVQLKRKGKVYLTDVKDERVYIADIGNYSFTALNENDPIRAADIAFDETNQKLFWINSRDNIIYRGSWDMAESIPVSIGHHYDRASISLNEREKQIFCVFHGGSKISRIDHDNPNTRDEYVLHDLTDPSNIIVAEDIGYLYFTQNRRAIYRWKYNSHNDDYELLKNIETGDIDAMAVDIGAEKIIVSDYTRARVIVMNLNGNKLFSLSDYNIADIVPYEEDFFLIGQGISKEDVMLKFDDDEYSFSSVKIPEGINRKSRIEIAKVEAS; encoded by the exons ATGCTAGCTTTACTGGTTGTCATGGCAACAG CCACTTTCCATGTCGGAGGAACAACATCGTCATGCTCGACAAACTACAACCTTAATTACACCATTTGGCTGCCGTTCCCTTGCTCGCGGAAAGAGGTAGGTGGGGATCTGATTCAGACCATTCCAAAGGAGTACTTCCCGGAACTGCCAAGCATCCTCATCAACTCCACGTCACCCGATGAGTGTTCAGCACTTACTGAGAAAGCAATATTGAGTCTCTGTCGCATTCCAG ACTGTATCAGCAACCCTTGTCAGAATGGTTGGTGTGAGGAGACTAAGAAAAACTACAGATGCCACTGTCCTCCAGGTTTCTATGGACTTCACTGTGAAAGAG TTGTTGAGGGCCTTGTGCAAGTTTCAACTGATGAATCACTTACTGTCCCCATAGTAACCTCAACCATGGCAATGACATCAGTATCAG TCAATGAAAGCGATCAACCAACTGAGGTACCTGTTATTACTCCTGGAATTACCAACACATCTGCAG CCTTCAGGGATGCTGATGCTGTTGTGCAACTTAAACGCAAAGGCAAAGTTTACTTGACAGATGTGAAGGATGAAAGGGTCTATATTGCTGATATAGGGAATTACTCTTTCACTGCACTGAACGAAAATGATCCCATTCGTGCCGCGGACATCGCTTTTGATGAGACCAACCAGAAACTCTTCTGGATAAACTCTCGGGATAATATAATTTACCGTGGCAGCTGGGATATGGCGGAAAGCATACCTGTTTCCATCGGCCACCATTATG ACCGAGCATCGATCTCTCTCAATGAGAGAGAAAAGCAGATCTTTTGTGTATTTCATGGCGGCAGTAAGATTTCTCGCATCGATCATGATAACCCAAACACAAGGGATGAATACGTTCTACATGATCTTACGGACCCCAGCAATATAATAGTGGCCGAAGATATCGG GTATCTTTATTTCACGCAGAATCGCCGAGCAATATACCGCTGGAAATATAATTCTCATAACGATGATTATGAACTTCTCAAGAACATCGAGACTGGAGATATTGATGCAATGGCAGTAGATATTGGAG CGGAGAAAATTATCGTATCTGACTATACCAGGGCGAGGGTCATTGTCATGAACTTGAATGGAAAtaagttattttcattatcagaCTACAATATAGCTGACATCGTACCCTACGAAGAGGACTTTTTCTTGATAGGACAGGGGATTAGCAAAGAAGATGTTATGCTGAAGTTTGATgacgatgaatattcattttcaagtgTGAAGATTCCGGAAGGTATCAACAGAAAATCAAGGATTGAAATCGCCAAAGTAGAGGCTTCGtaa